A window from Pseudomonas campi encodes these proteins:
- the ispH gene encoding 4-hydroxy-3-methylbut-2-enyl diphosphate reductase, with translation MQIKLANPRGFCAGVDRAIEIVNRALEVFGAPIYVRHEVVHNKFVVEDLRARGAIFVEELDQVPDNVIVIFSAHGVSQAVRQEAEARGLKVFDATCPLVTKVHMEVARYSRDGRECILIGHEGHPEVEGTMGQYDERNGGSIYLVEDEADVAALQVRNPESLAFVTQTTLSMDDTSKVIDALRAKYPSIGGPRKDDICYATQNRQDAVKQLASECDVVLVVGSPNSSNSNRLRELAERLDTPAYLIDGAEDLKPEWFANAERIGITAGASAPEVLVLGVVERLRSWGAVGAEELDGRPENVTFSMPKELRLKSV, from the coding sequence ATGCAAATCAAACTCGCCAACCCCCGCGGTTTCTGCGCCGGCGTCGACCGCGCCATCGAGATCGTCAACCGTGCCCTGGAAGTGTTCGGCGCGCCGATCTATGTACGGCACGAAGTGGTGCACAACAAGTTCGTGGTCGAGGACCTGCGTGCGCGCGGCGCGATCTTCGTCGAAGAGCTGGATCAGGTGCCGGATAACGTCATCGTCATCTTCAGCGCCCACGGCGTCTCCCAGGCCGTGCGTCAGGAGGCTGAGGCACGTGGCCTCAAGGTGTTCGACGCGACCTGCCCGCTGGTGACCAAGGTGCATATGGAAGTGGCGCGCTACAGCCGCGACGGCCGCGAATGCATCCTCATTGGTCATGAAGGACACCCGGAAGTCGAAGGCACCATGGGCCAGTACGACGAGCGCAACGGCGGCAGCATCTACCTGGTCGAGGACGAGGCGGATGTGGCCGCGTTGCAGGTGCGCAATCCCGAGTCCCTGGCTTTTGTCACCCAGACCACCCTGTCCATGGACGACACCAGCAAGGTGATCGACGCCCTGCGCGCCAAGTACCCGAGCATCGGCGGCCCGCGCAAGGACGACATCTGCTACGCCACGCAGAACCGCCAGGATGCGGTCAAACAGTTGGCTAGCGAGTGCGATGTGGTGCTGGTGGTGGGTAGTCCGAACAGCTCCAACTCCAACCGCCTGCGCGAACTGGCAGAGCGGCTGGATACTCCGGCCTATCTGATCGATGGCGCTGAGGATCTAAAGCCGGAGTGGTTTGCCAATGCTGAGCGTATTGGCATCACGGCCGGTGCTTCGGCGCCTGAAGTGCTGGTGCTTGGCGTAGTCGAGCGTCTGCGCAGTTGGGGCGCCGTCGGCGCGGAGGAGCTGGATGGCAGGCCGGAGAATGTGACCTTCTCGATGCCCAAGGAGCTGCGGCTCAAGAGCGTTTAA
- the fkpB gene encoding FKBP-type peptidyl-prolyl cis-trans isomerase encodes MTEQRIGPDKEVTLHFALKLANGDVVDSTFDKSPATFKVGDGNLLPGFEAALFGFKAGDKRSLQIEPENAFGQPNPQNVQVMPRSQFADMELSEGLLVIFNDAANAELPGVVKAFDDSQVTIDFNHPLSGKTLSFDVEIIEVRSA; translated from the coding sequence ATGACTGAGCAACGTATTGGCCCGGACAAGGAAGTCACCCTGCATTTCGCCCTCAAGCTGGCCAATGGCGATGTGGTCGACAGTACTTTCGACAAGAGCCCGGCGACCTTCAAGGTCGGTGACGGCAACCTGCTGCCGGGTTTCGAGGCAGCGCTGTTCGGCTTCAAGGCTGGTGACAAGCGCAGCCTGCAGATCGAGCCGGAAAATGCCTTCGGTCAGCCCAACCCGCAGAACGTGCAGGTTATGCCGCGCTCGCAGTTCGCTGACATGGAGTTGTCTGAAGGTTTGCTGGTGATCTTCAACGATGCCGCCAATGCCGAGTTGCCGGGGGTGGTCAAGGCCTTCGACGACAGCCAGGTGACCATCGATTTCAATCATCCGCTGTCGGGCAAGACGCTGAGTTTCGATGTGGAAATCATCGAGGTTCGCTCGGCCTGA
- the lspA gene encoding signal peptidase II, whose amino-acid sequence MSDVSRFGRLTWLWLALLVFVLDQGSKQVVLQLLEYGQRVVVLDGYFDWVHVYNRGAAFSFLAGESGWQRWFFAAIALGVSAVLVVWLKRLKADETWLAIALAMVLGGALGNLYDRMVLGHVVDFILLHWQDRYRFPAFNLADSAITVGAVMLALDMFKSKKSGEPAHD is encoded by the coding sequence ATGTCTGACGTCAGTCGTTTCGGTCGTTTGACCTGGTTGTGGTTGGCGCTGCTGGTGTTCGTGCTGGATCAGGGTAGCAAGCAGGTCGTGCTGCAGCTCCTCGAATACGGCCAGCGCGTGGTGGTGCTCGATGGGTACTTCGACTGGGTCCATGTGTACAACCGTGGCGCGGCGTTCAGCTTCCTGGCCGGCGAGTCGGGCTGGCAGCGCTGGTTCTTTGCCGCTATCGCGCTAGGCGTTAGCGCTGTGCTGGTGGTCTGGCTCAAGCGCCTGAAGGCCGACGAAACCTGGTTGGCCATCGCCCTGGCGATGGTGCTGGGTGGCGCGCTGGGCAACCTGTACGACCGCATGGTGCTCGGCCACGTGGTCGACTTCATCCTGCTGCACTGGCAGGACCGCTACCGTTTTCCCGCCTTCAACCTGGCGGACAGCGCCATTACCGTCGGTGCGGTAATGCTGGCGCTGGATATGTTCAAGAGCAAGAAGTCCGGAGAACCTGCCCATGACTGA
- the ileS gene encoding isoleucine--tRNA ligase, translated as MTDYKATLNLPDTAFPMKAGLPQREPQTLAHWDSIDLYQKLRQLGEGRPKFVLHDGPPYANGSIHIGHAVNKILKDMIIRSKTLAGFDAPYVPGWDCHGLPIEHKVETTFGKNQPSDLTRERCRTYAGEQIEGQKADFIRLGVLGEWDNPYKTMAFANEAGEIRALAEMVKQGFVFKGLKPVNWCFDCGSALAEAEVEYQDKKSDAIDVAFAVEDAAKLAAAFSLTDLSKPASIVIWTTTPWTIPANQALNVHPEFTYALVDTGERLLLLAEELVESCLARYGLQGEVIATAAGAALESIRFRHPFYERFAPVYLAEYVELGAGTGIVHSAPAYGEDDFRSCKQYGMSNDDILSPVQSNGVYVSDLPFFGGQFIWKANPAIVAKLDEVGALLKHEAIQHSYMHCWRHKTPLIYRATAQWFVGMDKQPEQGATLRERALSAIEQTEFVPAWGQARLHSMIAGRPDWCISRQRNWGVPIPFFLHKESGELHPRTVELMEQVAARVEEQGIEAWFKLDAAELLGAEAAQYDKISDTLDVWFDSGTTHWHVLRGSHPLGHEQGPRADLYLEGSDQHRGWFHSSLLTGCAIDGHAPYKALLTHGFVVDENGRKMSKSLGNVVAPQEVNDSLGADIMRLWVASTDYSGEMAVSKVILQRSADAYRRIRNTTRFLLSNLNGFDPAKDLLPVEQMLDLDRWALDAAARLQEEIIEAYGEYRFWNVYSKVHNFCVQELGGFYLDIIKDRQYTTQADSIARRSCQTALFHIAEALVRWIAPILAFTADEIWQFLPGERNESVLLNTWYDGLNRLPEGFELDRAYWEQFTEVRAALNKELENLRAAKAIGGNLQAEVTLFGDESLQQSLAKLGDELRFALITSAASVAPLSEAPADAVVTEVAGLKLKIVKSTHAKCGRCWHFRADVGSNAAHPELCERCVSNVEGAGEVRKHV; from the coding sequence ATGACCGACTACAAAGCCACGCTGAACCTCCCGGATACTGCCTTCCCGATGAAAGCCGGCCTGCCCCAGCGCGAGCCGCAAACCCTGGCGCACTGGGACAGCATTGACCTGTACCAGAAGCTGCGCCAGCTCGGCGAAGGCCGGCCGAAGTTCGTCCTGCACGATGGCCCGCCCTATGCCAACGGCAGCATCCACATCGGTCACGCGGTCAACAAGATCCTCAAGGACATGATCATCCGTTCCAAGACCCTGGCTGGCTTCGACGCCCCCTACGTGCCGGGCTGGGACTGTCATGGCCTGCCGATCGAGCACAAGGTCGAAACCACCTTCGGCAAGAATCAGCCGTCCGATCTGACCCGCGAACGCTGCCGCACTTATGCCGGCGAGCAGATCGAAGGGCAGAAGGCCGACTTCATCCGTCTGGGCGTGCTCGGCGAATGGGACAACCCGTACAAGACCATGGCCTTCGCCAACGAAGCCGGGGAAATCCGCGCCCTGGCCGAGATGGTCAAGCAAGGCTTCGTGTTCAAGGGCCTCAAGCCGGTGAACTGGTGCTTCGATTGCGGCTCGGCCCTGGCCGAAGCGGAAGTCGAATACCAGGACAAGAAGTCCGATGCCATCGACGTGGCTTTTGCCGTCGAAGATGCCGCCAAACTGGCTGCCGCCTTCAGCCTGACCGACTTGAGCAAGCCGGCCAGCATCGTGATCTGGACCACCACACCCTGGACCATCCCAGCCAACCAGGCGCTCAACGTCCACCCCGAATTCACCTACGCCCTGGTCGACACCGGTGAGCGTCTGCTGCTGCTGGCCGAAGAACTGGTCGAAAGCTGCCTGGCCCGCTACGGCCTGCAAGGCGAAGTGATCGCCACCGCGGCTGGTGCCGCGCTGGAAAGCATCCGCTTCCGTCACCCGTTCTACGAGCGTTTCGCCCCGGTCTACCTGGCCGAGTACGTCGAGCTGGGCGCCGGTACCGGCATAGTCCACTCGGCCCCGGCTTACGGCGAAGACGACTTCCGCTCGTGCAAGCAATACGGCATGAGCAACGACGACATCCTCAGCCCGGTGCAGAGTAACGGCGTGTATGTCAGCGACCTGCCGTTCTTCGGCGGCCAGTTCATCTGGAAGGCCAACCCGGCCATCGTCGCCAAGCTCGACGAAGTCGGCGCACTGCTCAAGCACGAAGCCATCCAGCACAGCTACATGCACTGCTGGCGGCACAAGACCCCGCTGATCTACCGCGCCACGGCGCAGTGGTTCGTCGGCATGGACAAGCAGCCGGAGCAGGGCGCTACCCTGCGTGAGCGTGCCCTGTCGGCCATCGAGCAGACCGAATTCGTTCCGGCCTGGGGCCAGGCGCGCCTGCACAGCATGATCGCCGGGCGCCCGGACTGGTGCATCTCGCGCCAGCGCAACTGGGGCGTGCCGATCCCGTTCTTCCTGCACAAGGAAAGCGGTGAGCTGCACCCGCGCACCGTCGAGCTGATGGAGCAGGTGGCCGCGCGTGTCGAGGAGCAGGGCATCGAAGCCTGGTTCAAGCTCGACGCTGCCGAGCTGCTCGGCGCCGAGGCGGCGCAGTACGACAAGATCAGCGACACCCTGGACGTCTGGTTCGACTCCGGCACCACCCACTGGCACGTGCTGCGCGGCTCGCACCCGCTGGGCCATGAGCAGGGACCGCGCGCCGACCTCTATCTGGAAGGCTCGGACCAGCATCGCGGCTGGTTCCACTCGTCCTTGCTGACCGGTTGCGCCATCGACGGCCATGCGCCGTACAAGGCCCTGCTGACCCACGGTTTCGTGGTCGACGAGAACGGCCGCAAGATGTCCAAGTCCCTCGGCAACGTGGTCGCCCCGCAGGAGGTCAACGACAGTCTGGGCGCCGACATCATGCGCCTGTGGGTCGCCTCGACCGATTACTCGGGCGAGATGGCCGTGTCCAAGGTCATCCTGCAGCGCAGCGCCGACGCCTACCGGCGTATCCGCAACACCACGCGCTTCCTGCTTTCCAACCTGAATGGCTTCGATCCGGCCAAGGACCTGCTGCCGGTCGAGCAGATGCTCGATCTGGATCGCTGGGCCCTGGACGCCGCAGCGCGCCTGCAGGAAGAGATCATCGAGGCCTACGGCGAGTACCGTTTCTGGAACGTCTACTCCAAGGTGCACAACTTCTGCGTACAGGAGCTGGGCGGCTTCTACCTCGACATCATCAAGGACCGCCAGTACACCACTCAGGCCGACAGCATCGCCCGGCGTTCCTGCCAGACCGCGCTGTTCCATATCGCCGAGGCGCTGGTGCGCTGGATCGCGCCGATCCTGGCATTCACCGCCGACGAGATCTGGCAGTTCCTGCCGGGCGAGCGTAACGAGTCGGTGCTGCTGAACACTTGGTACGACGGCCTGAATCGTCTGCCGGAAGGCTTCGAGCTGGATCGCGCCTACTGGGAGCAATTCACTGAGGTCCGGGCCGCTCTTAACAAGGAGCTGGAGAACTTGCGCGCGGCCAAGGCCATTGGCGGCAATCTGCAGGCGGAAGTCACCCTATTCGGTGATGAGTCCTTGCAGCAGTCTCTGGCCAAGCTCGGCGATGAGCTGCGCTTTGCTTTGATCACCTCCGCCGCCAGCGTTGCGCCGCTGAGCGAGGCGCCAGCCGATGCGGTGGTTACTGAGGTGGCGGGGCTCAAGCTGAAGATCGTCAAGTCGACTCACGCCAAGTGTGGTCGTTGCTGGCACTTCCGCGCCGACGTTGGCAGCAATGCTGCCCACCCGGAGCTGTGCGAGCGCTGCGTGAGTAACGTCGAAGGTGCAGGCGAGGTGCGCAAGCATGTCTGA
- the ribF gene encoding bifunctional riboflavin kinase/FAD synthetase, producing MQLVRGLHNLLPLTQGCVATIGNFDGVHRGHQAILARLRERAIELGVPSCVVIFEPQPREYFAPDTAPARLTRLREKLELLAAEGVDRVLCLAFNRRLRELSAAEFVRQVLVEGLRIKHLEVGDDFRFGCDRSGDFAFLVQAGEQQGFTVEAALTVELDGDRVSSTRVRQALQAGELELVERLLGRPYALAGRVLHGQKLARQLGSPTANVQLKRRKAPLTGVFLVRAQCQGKSFQGVANIGQRPTVAGDGSPHLEVHLLQFAGDLYGQRLTVQFHHKLRDEQRFASLEALKTAIDADVAAARAYWLGQPLD from the coding sequence ATGCAGCTGGTCCGAGGTCTCCACAATCTGCTACCCCTGACCCAGGGATGCGTTGCCACCATCGGCAACTTCGATGGCGTGCATCGTGGTCACCAGGCCATCCTGGCGCGCCTGCGCGAGCGTGCCATCGAGCTGGGCGTGCCCAGTTGCGTGGTGATCTTCGAACCACAGCCACGGGAGTACTTCGCCCCGGATACCGCGCCGGCACGCCTGACCCGCTTGCGTGAGAAACTCGAATTGCTGGCTGCCGAGGGCGTCGACCGGGTCTTGTGCCTGGCCTTCAATCGCCGTCTGCGTGAGCTGTCGGCCGCCGAGTTCGTCCGTCAGGTATTGGTGGAAGGGCTGCGCATCAAGCATCTGGAAGTAGGCGATGACTTCCGCTTCGGCTGCGACCGTTCCGGGGATTTCGCTTTTCTGGTGCAGGCCGGTGAGCAGCAAGGCTTCACAGTCGAGGCGGCATTGACCGTCGAGCTGGATGGCGACCGGGTCAGCAGCACGCGCGTGCGCCAGGCGCTGCAGGCGGGCGAGCTGGAGCTGGTCGAGCGACTGCTGGGACGCCCCTATGCGCTGGCCGGACGAGTCCTGCATGGGCAGAAGCTGGCGCGTCAGCTGGGCAGTCCGACCGCCAATGTGCAGCTGAAAAGGCGTAAAGCGCCGCTCACGGGCGTGTTCCTGGTGCGCGCGCAGTGTCAGGGCAAGAGTTTTCAGGGCGTGGCCAATATCGGCCAGCGGCCTACGGTAGCGGGCGATGGAAGCCCGCACCTGGAAGTGCATCTGCTGCAGTTCGCTGGCGATCTATACGGCCAGCGCCTGACGGTGCAGTTCCACCACAAGCTGCGCGATGAGCAGCGATTTGCCTCCCTGGAGGCGCTGAAGACGGCGATAGACGCGGATGTCGCCGCCGCCCGGGCCTACTGGCTTGGCCAACCGCTTGACTGA
- the murJ gene encoding murein biosynthesis integral membrane protein MurJ, translated as MNLLKSLAAVSSLTMLSRVLGFVRDTLIARIFGAGVASDAWVVAFKLPNLLRRIFAEGAFSQAFVPILAEYKTQQGDEAARTFVAYVSGLLTLVLALVTLLGILAAPWIVWISAPGFADEVDRFGLTVDLLQVTFPYILLISLSSLAGAILNTWNRFSVPAFVPTLLNVSMILFMLFLAPYFDPPIMALAWAVLVGGLLQLLYQLPHLKKIGMLVLPRLSLRDTGVWRVLKQMGPAIFGVSVSQISLIINTIFASFLVAGSVSWMYYADRLMELPSGVLGVALGTILLPALSKTYASANREDYSQLLDWGLRLCFLLVLPAALALAVLAEPLTVSLFQYGKFTASDADMTQRALIAYSVGLLGITLIKILAPGFYAQQNIRTPVKIAVVSLLATQLMNVLFVFVIPLAHAGLALSISLAACLNAGLLYWQLRKGGLYQPQAGWWVFLGKLLLALLSMVAVLLLVMHFMPPWADDGMLMRLLRLVALVAVGGLVYFGVLLLLGFRLRDFARRAAQ; from the coding sequence ATGAATCTGCTCAAGTCGCTGGCTGCTGTCAGCTCACTGACCATGCTGTCCCGCGTGCTGGGCTTCGTGCGCGATACCCTGATCGCGCGGATATTCGGTGCCGGGGTGGCGTCCGATGCCTGGGTGGTGGCGTTCAAGCTGCCCAACCTGCTGCGCCGGATATTTGCCGAGGGGGCATTTTCCCAGGCTTTCGTGCCGATTCTGGCGGAGTACAAGACCCAGCAGGGCGACGAAGCGGCGCGAACCTTTGTCGCTTATGTCTCGGGTCTGCTGACCCTGGTGCTGGCGCTGGTCACCCTGCTCGGCATCCTGGCGGCGCCCTGGATCGTGTGGATTTCGGCGCCGGGCTTTGCCGATGAGGTGGATCGCTTCGGGCTGACGGTCGATCTGTTGCAGGTGACCTTTCCTTACATCCTGCTGATCTCGCTGTCGTCGCTGGCCGGGGCGATACTGAACACCTGGAACCGCTTCTCGGTGCCGGCCTTCGTGCCGACCTTGCTGAATGTCAGCATGATCCTCTTCATGCTGTTTCTCGCGCCCTATTTCGATCCGCCGATCATGGCGCTGGCCTGGGCTGTGCTGGTGGGTGGTCTGCTGCAACTGCTCTATCAGCTGCCGCACCTGAAGAAGATCGGCATGCTCGTGCTGCCGCGCCTGAGCCTTCGCGATACGGGCGTGTGGCGGGTGCTCAAGCAGATGGGGCCGGCGATTTTCGGCGTGTCGGTCAGCCAGATTTCGCTGATCATCAATACGATCTTTGCGTCTTTTCTGGTCGCCGGCTCGGTGTCCTGGATGTACTACGCCGACCGCCTGATGGAGCTGCCTTCCGGGGTGCTGGGTGTGGCCCTGGGCACCATCCTGTTGCCGGCCTTGTCGAAAACCTACGCCAGCGCCAATCGTGAGGATTACTCGCAGTTGCTCGACTGGGGGTTGCGCCTGTGTTTCCTGCTGGTGCTGCCGGCTGCGCTGGCGCTGGCGGTGCTGGCCGAGCCGCTGACCGTTTCGCTGTTCCAGTACGGCAAGTTCACGGCCAGCGATGCCGACATGACGCAGCGGGCGCTGATCGCCTACTCGGTCGGTCTGCTGGGTATCACGCTGATAAAAATCCTGGCGCCCGGCTTCTATGCCCAGCAGAACATCAGGACGCCAGTAAAGATTGCCGTTGTCAGTCTGCTGGCCACGCAATTGATGAATGTGCTGTTCGTCTTCGTGATTCCCCTGGCGCACGCCGGCCTGGCGCTGTCGATCAGCCTGGCGGCCTGTTTGAATGCCGGGTTGTTGTATTGGCAATTGCGCAAAGGCGGGCTGTATCAGCCGCAGGCCGGCTGGTGGGTGTTCCTCGGCAAACTTTTGCTGGCCCTGTTGAGCATGGTCGCGGTGCTGCTGCTGGTCATGCACTTCATGCCGCCCTGGGCTGATGACGGCATGCTCATGCGTCTGTTGCGCCTTGTTGCGTTGGTGGCGGTTGGCGGGCTGGTCTATTTCGGCGTGCTGCTGCTGCTGGGCTTCCGTTTGCGTGATTTTGCCCGGCGCGCGGCACAGTAA
- the rpsT gene encoding 30S ribosomal protein S20 has product MANTPSAKKRAKQAEKRRSHNASLRSMVRTYIKNVVKAIDAKDLEKAQTAYVLAVPVIDRMADKGIIHKNKAARHKSRLNGHIKAMATAA; this is encoded by the coding sequence GTGGCCAATACACCTTCTGCCAAAAAACGCGCCAAACAGGCTGAGAAGCGTCGTAGCCATAACGCCAGCCTGCGCTCCATGGTTCGTACCTACATCAAGAACGTGGTCAAGGCTATCGACGCCAAAGACCTGGAAAAAGCGCAAACCGCTTACGTTCTGGCTGTGCCTGTAATCGACCGCATGGCCGACAAAGGCATCATCCACAAGAACAAAGCAGCTCGTCACAAGAGCCGCCTGAACGGTCACATCAAGGCAATGGCTACCGCCGCCTAA
- a CDS encoding CreA family protein: MRTVKGLLGCLLALPLLVSAEEIGEVSTVFKWVGPNDKIVVEAFDDPKVEGVTCYLSRAKTGGVKGGLGLAEDRAEASIACRQVGAIRFSGKLEDGEEVFKERTSLVFKTMQVVRFFDEKRNTLVYLVYSDRIIEGSPQNAVTAIPILPWAGQ; encoded by the coding sequence ATGCGTACCGTTAAAGGATTGCTAGGGTGCCTGTTGGCGCTGCCGTTGCTGGTGAGTGCGGAGGAGATTGGTGAGGTCTCCACGGTGTTCAAGTGGGTCGGGCCGAACGACAAGATCGTGGTCGAGGCCTTCGATGATCCGAAGGTGGAGGGCGTGACCTGCTACCTGTCGCGGGCCAAGACTGGTGGCGTAAAGGGTGGTCTGGGCTTGGCCGAGGATCGGGCTGAGGCGTCCATCGCTTGCCGTCAGGTCGGAGCTATCCGCTTCTCCGGCAAGCTCGAGGATGGCGAGGAGGTGTTCAAGGAGCGCACTTCGCTGGTGTTCAAGACCATGCAGGTGGTGCGTTTCTTCGACGAGAAGCGCAATACCCTGGTTTACCTGGTGTATAGCGACCGCATCATCGAGGGCAGTCCGCAGAACGCGGTCACCGCCATTCCGATCCTGCCCTGGGCGGGGCAGTAA
- the proB gene encoding glutamate 5-kinase yields the protein MRDKVTGAQRWVVKIGSALLTADGRGLDRAAMAVWVEQMVALREVGVELVLVSSGAVAAGMSRLGWASRPSAIHELQAAAAVGQMGLVQAWESSFAEHGKHTAQVLLTHDDLSDRKRYLNARSTLRTLVELGTIPVINENDTVVTDEIRFGDNDTLAALVANLVEADLLVILTDRDGMFDADPRHNPDAQLIFEARADDPSLDAVAGGTGGALGRGGMQTKLRAARLAARSGAYTVIVGGRIERVLDRLKAGERLGTLLAPERGLLAARKQWLAGHLQTRGTLVLDAGAVKALLQDRKSLLPVGVKEVQGSFRRGEMVVCVGPDGREIARGLANYSALEAQKIVGQPSDAIEKLLGYVDEPELVHRDNLILV from the coding sequence ATGCGGGACAAGGTGACTGGCGCCCAGCGCTGGGTGGTGAAGATCGGTAGTGCACTGCTGACGGCGGACGGGCGTGGCCTGGATCGTGCGGCCATGGCGGTGTGGGTCGAGCAGATGGTGGCGCTGCGCGAGGTGGGCGTCGAGCTGGTGCTGGTGTCCTCCGGGGCTGTCGCCGCGGGCATGAGCCGCCTGGGCTGGGCGTCGCGCCCGAGTGCCATCCATGAATTGCAGGCTGCTGCAGCGGTGGGGCAAATGGGGCTGGTGCAGGCCTGGGAGTCCAGCTTTGCCGAGCATGGCAAGCACACGGCGCAGGTGCTGCTGACTCATGACGACTTGTCGGATCGCAAGCGCTACCTGAATGCGCGCAGCACCCTGCGCACCCTGGTCGAGCTCGGCACCATCCCGGTGATCAACGAGAACGATACCGTTGTCACCGACGAGATCCGTTTTGGGGACAACGACACCCTGGCGGCGCTGGTGGCCAACCTGGTCGAGGCCGATCTGCTGGTGATCCTTACCGATCGCGACGGCATGTTCGATGCCGACCCGCGGCACAATCCCGATGCTCAGCTGATTTTCGAGGCGCGTGCCGATGATCCGTCGCTGGATGCGGTGGCGGGCGGCACCGGTGGTGCGTTGGGGCGCGGCGGCATGCAGACCAAGCTGCGTGCGGCGCGTCTGGCGGCGCGTTCCGGGGCTTATACGGTGATTGTCGGTGGGCGTATCGAGCGCGTGCTCGATCGGCTCAAGGCGGGCGAGCGTCTTGGTACCTTGCTGGCGCCCGAGCGTGGCCTGTTGGCGGCGCGCAAGCAGTGGTTGGCTGGGCATCTGCAGACCCGTGGCACCCTGGTGCTGGATGCGGGGGCGGTCAAGGCGCTGTTGCAGGATCGCAAAAGCCTGTTGCCGGTCGGGGTCAAGGAAGTGCAAGGCAGCTTCCGTCGTGGCGAGATGGTGGTGTGCGTCGGTCCGGATGGTCGCGAGATTGCCCGTGGCCTGGCCAACTACAGCGCCCTGGAGGCGCAGAAGATTGTCGGGCAGCCGTCGGATGCCATCGAGAAATTACTGGGTTATGTCGATGAGCCCGAGCTGGTGCATCGGGATAATCTGATTCTGGTTTGA
- the cgtA gene encoding Obg family GTPase CgtA, whose translation MKFVDEVSIFVKAGDGGNGMMSFRREKFIEKGGPNGGDGGDGGSIFMEADPNLNTLVDYRYTRRFNARNGEKGGSTECTGAKGEDLILPVPVGTTVIDASTQEIIGDLTKPGQRLMVAQGGWHGLGNTRFKSSTNRAPRQTTPGKPGESRDLKLELKVLADVGLLGLPNAGKSTFIRSVSAAKPKVADYPFTTLVPNLGVVSVGRYKSFVVADIPGLIEGASEGAGLGIRFLKHLARTRLLLHLVDMAPLDQSDPAEAAAVIIHELEKFSPALADRDRWLVLNKADQLLDDEREERMRAVVDHLDWDGPVFVISALESEGTEALSQAIMRYLDERELRKVEEPAYAEALAELDRRIEGEARARLQALDDKRALRKAGLKSVDDISDDDVWDDDFEDDEDGPEIIYVRD comes from the coding sequence ATGAAATTCGTCGATGAAGTTTCGATTTTTGTAAAAGCCGGCGACGGCGGTAACGGCATGATGAGCTTTCGTCGTGAGAAGTTCATCGAGAAGGGTGGCCCCAACGGCGGCGATGGCGGTGATGGCGGCTCCATCTTCATGGAGGCCGATCCGAACCTGAATACCCTGGTCGACTATCGCTACACGCGCCGTTTCAATGCGCGCAATGGCGAGAAGGGCGGCAGCACCGAATGTACCGGCGCCAAGGGTGAGGATCTGATCCTGCCCGTGCCGGTCGGCACCACGGTGATCGATGCCAGTACCCAGGAGATCATTGGCGACCTGACCAAGCCGGGTCAGCGCCTGATGGTGGCGCAGGGTGGTTGGCACGGGCTGGGCAACACCCGCTTCAAGTCCAGCACCAACCGCGCGCCGCGCCAGACCACGCCGGGCAAGCCGGGCGAGTCGCGCGACCTCAAGCTGGAGCTGAAGGTGCTGGCCGATGTCGGTTTGCTGGGTCTGCCGAACGCTGGCAAGAGTACGTTTATTCGCTCGGTGTCGGCGGCCAAGCCGAAGGTGGCGGATTATCCCTTCACCACCCTGGTGCCTAACCTGGGTGTGGTCAGTGTCGGGCGCTACAAGAGCTTCGTGGTCGCCGATATCCCGGGCCTGATCGAAGGGGCTTCCGAGGGTGCGGGGCTGGGGATTCGCTTCCTCAAGCACCTGGCGCGGACCCGTCTGTTGCTGCATCTGGTCGACATGGCGCCGCTGGATCAGAGCGATCCGGCCGAGGCGGCCGCGGTGATTATTCATGAGCTGGAGAAATTCAGCCCGGCTCTGGCCGATCGCGATCGCTGGCTGGTGCTGAACAAGGCCGATCAGCTGCTCGACGACGAGCGCGAAGAGCGCATGCGTGCGGTGGTCGATCATCTGGACTGGGATGGCCCGGTCTTTGTCATCTCCGCCCTGGAGAGCGAAGGCACCGAGGCGCTGAGTCAGGCGATCATGCGCTATCTCGACGAGCGCGAGCTGCGCAAGGTCGAGGAGCCGGCCTATGCCGAAGCGCTGGCTGAGCTGGATCGGCGTATCGAGGGCGAGGCGCGTGCCCGTCTGCAGGCGTTGGACGACAAGCGTGCGCTGCGCAAGGCGGGGCTGAAAAGTGTCGATGACATCAGCGATGACGATGTCTGGGATGATGACTTTGAAGATGACGAAGATGGTCCGGAGATCATCTACGTTCGCGATTGA
- the rpmA gene encoding 50S ribosomal protein L27 has product MAHKKAGGSTRNGRDSESKRLGVKMYGSQAIKAGNIIVRQRGTQFHAGYGVGMGKDHTLFAKVDGVVKFEVKGAFGRRYVSVVAA; this is encoded by the coding sequence ATGGCACACAAAAAAGCTGGCGGTAGTACTCGTAACGGCCGCGACTCAGAAAGCAAACGCCTTGGCGTGAAGATGTATGGCAGCCAGGCTATCAAAGCCGGCAACATCATCGTGCGTCAGCGCGGCACCCAATTCCACGCTGGCTACGGCGTTGGCATGGGCAAAGACCACACCCTGTTCGCTAAAGTTGACGGCGTGGTCAAGTTCGAAGTTAAAGGCGCCTTCGGTCGTCGTTACGTGAGTGTCGTGGCCGCCTAA